Proteins found in one Epinephelus fuscoguttatus linkage group LG4, E.fuscoguttatus.final_Chr_v1 genomic segment:
- the LOC125887481 gene encoding tripartite motif-containing protein 16-like: MAYSKPVLDQLGLSICGHHDKLLEIYCRIDQQFICKLCVMDEHRGHDTVAAEMCAEMRKKMERTKQEIADRRLTLKRKMLEVTKAADSISDAAWEACDDFEQMCWEKIRSVERKCSEMREKVGEARKAGVDWTNNHLRKLEREVLALRRREEKLNQLSLTEDPVQFLESFQALGDLPVFTDSYDGLDMLSDFVNARKDELKNMCDEERRELFGHWEENRLSKMPRMREIIPLRKYFLTKYKNSTVEVDPNTVAACLCLSDKNREISLGERDQAHPNHPDRFTFLHQALCKKGLRGIHYWEVEWDGGDVDLAVSYKGIERKGSGKECRFGHNNLSWKLNCTSSSCTFWHNNLHRGRIPPVLSRRVGIHLDYKAGTLAFYSVSDTLTQLHQVRTTFTEPLYPGFSVDLGATLKICKM, from the exons ATGGCATACAGTAAGCCAGTACTTGATCAACTGGGATTGTCCATTTGTGGCCATCATGACAAACTTCTGGAGATCTACTGCCGCATTGATCAACAGTTCATATGCAAGCTGTGTGTGATGGATGAACACAGAGGCCATGATACGGTGGCAGCAGAAATGTGTGCAGAAATGAGG aaaaaaatggagCGGACTAAACAGGAAATAGCAGACAGAAGACTGactttaaaaaggaaaatgttggaGGTGACAAAGGCTGCAGACTCTATAAGC GATGCTGCATGGGAGGCATGTGATGACTTTGAGCAAATGTGTTGGGAAAAAATTCGCTCTGTGGAGAGGAAGTGTTCTGAGATGAGAGAGAAGGTCGGAGAGGCGAGGAAAGCTGGAGTGGACTGGACCAACAATCATCTCAGGAAACTGGAGCGTGAAGTGTTAGcgctgaggaggagagaggagaagctCAACCAGCTTTCTCTGACAGAGGACCCCGTTCAGTTTCTGGAG AGTTTCCAGGCCCTGGGTGACCTCCCTGTGTTCACAGACTCATATGATGGACTTGACATGCTGTCAGACTTTGTCAATGCAAGGAAAGATGAATTGAAAAATATGTGTGACGAAGAAAGGAGAGAATTGTTCGGTCATTGGGAAGAAAATCGGT tgTCAAAAATGCCAAGGATGCGTGAGATAATACCATTAAGGAAATactttttgaccaaatacaagA ACTCCACAGTGGAGGTGGATCCCAACACAGTAGCTGCATGTCTCTGCTTGTCTGACAAAAACAGAGAGATATCGTTGGGTGAGAGGGACCAGGCTCATCCTAATCACCCCGACAGATTCACCTTCCTTCACCAGGCTCTGTGCAAAAAGGGCCTTAGGGGCATCCActactgggaggtggagtgggATGGTGGCGATGTCGATTTGGCCGTGTCGTACAAAGGCATTGAAAGAAAGGGTTCAGGGAAAGAATGCCGTTTTGGCCACAATAATCTTTCCTGGAAATTAAACTGCACTTCATCCAGCTGCACGTTTTGGCACAACAATCTCCACAGAGGCCGAATTCCCCCGGTTCTCTCCCGCAGAGTGGGCATACATCTGGATTACAAGGCAGGAACACTGGCCTTCTACAGTGTGTCTGACACGCTGACACAGCTGCACCAGGTCAGGACCACCTTCACTGAACCGCTCTATCCTGGGTTCTCTGTTGATTTGGGAGCAACACTGAAAATATGCAAGATGTAA
- the LOC125887479 gene encoding tripartite motif-containing protein 16-like isoform X1, translating into MDPSETTRKRLEDFTGKRKSKGAMKKMAESWKEAEPLSCSICLDILRSPVTLHCGHSYCKDCINGYWDQEDHRGVYSCPQCRHTFIPRPVLNKNTVLADLAGKMSEAEAPTPPEKEVVGPGDVECDFCTVKKLKAVKSCLVCLASYCATHLQPHYESAAFKRHKLVEVSASIQEKICYKHDKLLEVYCRSDGQCICLLCVMDEHKGHDTVSAAAERKEKQKQFGKKKQRYQQGIQEKEKQLRQLRQNMKALQCSGDAAVDQNEKAFTEIVQMAEKRRCAMKELIGVQVKAAMSRAEAFVDRLEKDISELRKGEDEVKQLSLTEDHIHFLQRCQSIFDGPEPDMSSDLNIHLHTPFDFVTKAISNARDEMENMSKAIAEISETIQADSDPKTRQEFSLYSCHLSLDPNTVFENLLLSEGNSKVTWIKKAQKYPYHPERFTKYDQVLCSEGLSGVCYWEVEWRGSRVEVAVCYKGAELDESGFGYTVQSWCISLSNTGCTFWHGGSPTKISNHCSSTIGVYLNHKVGSLSFYSVSESGEMMLLHRVYTTFSQPLYPGFMVSKGASVRIMSPK; encoded by the exons ATGGACCCGTCAGAGACGACCAGAAAACGTTTAGAAGACTTTACTGG AAAACGAAAGTCAAAGGGTGCTATGAAGAAGATGGCAGAGAGCTGGAAAGAAGCAGAGCCTTTATCCTGCTCCATATGCTTGGACATACTGAGAAGCCCTGTGACTCTTCATTGTGGCCACAGCTACTGTAAGGACTGTATAAATGGTTACTGGGACCAGGAGGACCACCGTGGTGTTTACAGCTGTCCCCAGTGTAGACACACTTTCATCCCCAGACCTGTGTTGAACAAGAACACGGTGCTGGCTGATTTGGCAGGGAAAATGTCAGAGGCAGAAGCACCCACCCCTCCTGAGAAGGAAGTAGTGGGCCCGGGGGATGTGGAGTGTGATTTCTGCACTGTGAAGAAGCTGAAAGCTGTCAAGTCTTGCCTGGTGTGTCTGGCTTCTTACTGTGCCACTCACCTGCAGCCGCACTACGAGTCTGCTGCTTTCAAAAGGCACAAGTTAGTGGAGGTGTCTGCCTCCATCCAAGAGAAGATCTGCTACAAGCATGACAAGCTGCTGGAAGTCTACTGTCGCAGTGATGGCCAGTGCATTTGTCTGCTCTGTGTGATGGATGAACACAAAGGTCATGACACtgtttcagctgcagcagagaggaaagagaaacaA AAACAAtttggaaagaaaaaacaaagatacCAGCAGGGAATACAGGAGAAAGAGAAGCAGCTGCGACAGCTGAGACAGAACATGAAAGCACTGCAG TGTTCTGGAGATGCAGCGGTAGATCAAAATGAGAAAGCCTTCACTGAAATTGTCCAGATGGCGGAAAAAAGACGATGTGCCATGAAAGAGCTGATCGGAGTTCAGGTGAAGGCTGCAATGAGCCGAGCTGAAGCATTTGTGGACCGGCTGGAGAAGGACATCTCTGAACTGAGGAAGGGAGAAGATGAAGTGAAGCAGCTGTCACTCACTGAGGACCACATCCATTTCCTGCAG CGCTGCCAGTCCATCTTCGACGGTCCAGAACCTGACATGTCCTCTGATTTGAACATCCACCTACACACACCTTTTGACTTTGTGACAAAGGCTATTTCTAATGCGAGAGACGAAATGGAAAACATGTCCAAAGCGATTGCAGAGATATCTGAGACAA ttCAAGCTGATTCTGATCCTAAGACAAGACAGGAGTTCTCCCTTT ATTCCTGCCACCTCAGTTTGGATCCCAACACAGTATTTGAAAACCTTTTGCTCTCTGAGGGAAACAGCAAAGTAACCTGGATAAAGAAAGCCCAGAAGTATCCATACCACCCAGAGAGATTCACCAAATATGACCAAGTGTTGTGCTCCGAAGGTTTATCTGGAGTTTGCTACTGGGAGGTTGAGTGGCGGGGGTCCAGGGTTGAGGTCGCTGTGTGCTACAAAGGGGCAGAGCTGGATGAAAGTGGCTTTGGATACACAGTTCAGTCCTGGTGCATTTCCCTTTCAAATACTGGTTGCACCTTTTGGCACGGTGGAAGCCCAACCAAAATATCCAACCATTGCTCCTCTACCATAGGAGTGTATCTGAACCATAAGGTAGGGAGCCTGTCCTTCTACAGCGTGTCTGAATCTGGCGAAATGATGCTCCTTCACAGAGTTTACACCACATTCTCCCAGCCTCTGTACCCTGGGTTCATGGTCTCCAAAGGGGCCTCAGTCAGGATAatgtcaccaaagtaa
- the LOC125887479 gene encoding E3 ubiquitin-protein ligase TRIM47-like isoform X2, producing MDPSETTRKRLEDFTGKRKSKGAMKKMAESWKEAEPLSCSICLDILRSPVTLHCGHSYCKDCINGYWDQEDHRGVYSCPQCRHTFIPRPVLNKNTVLADLAGKMSEAEAPTPPEKEVVGPGDVECDFCTVKKLKAVKSCLVCLASYCATHLQPHYESAAFKRHKLVEVSASIQEKICYKHDKLLEVYCRSDGQCICLLCVMDEHKGHDTVSAAAERKEKQKQFGKKKQRYQQGIQEKEKQLRQLRQNMKALQCSGDAAVDQNEKAFTEIVQMAEKRRCAMKELIGVQVKAAMSRAEAFVDRLEKDISELRKGEDEVKQLSLTEDHIHFLQRCQSIFDGPEPDMSSDLNIHLHTPFDFVTKAISNARDEMENMSKAIAEISETIQADSDPKTRQEFSLYSCHLSLDPNTVFENLLLSEGNSKVTWIKKAQKYPYHPERFTKYDQVLCSEGLSGVCYWEVEWRGSRVEVAVCYKGAELDESGFGYTVQSWCISLSNTGCTFWHGGSPTKISNHCSSTIGVYLNHKITRLL from the exons ATGGACCCGTCAGAGACGACCAGAAAACGTTTAGAAGACTTTACTGG AAAACGAAAGTCAAAGGGTGCTATGAAGAAGATGGCAGAGAGCTGGAAAGAAGCAGAGCCTTTATCCTGCTCCATATGCTTGGACATACTGAGAAGCCCTGTGACTCTTCATTGTGGCCACAGCTACTGTAAGGACTGTATAAATGGTTACTGGGACCAGGAGGACCACCGTGGTGTTTACAGCTGTCCCCAGTGTAGACACACTTTCATCCCCAGACCTGTGTTGAACAAGAACACGGTGCTGGCTGATTTGGCAGGGAAAATGTCAGAGGCAGAAGCACCCACCCCTCCTGAGAAGGAAGTAGTGGGCCCGGGGGATGTGGAGTGTGATTTCTGCACTGTGAAGAAGCTGAAAGCTGTCAAGTCTTGCCTGGTGTGTCTGGCTTCTTACTGTGCCACTCACCTGCAGCCGCACTACGAGTCTGCTGCTTTCAAAAGGCACAAGTTAGTGGAGGTGTCTGCCTCCATCCAAGAGAAGATCTGCTACAAGCATGACAAGCTGCTGGAAGTCTACTGTCGCAGTGATGGCCAGTGCATTTGTCTGCTCTGTGTGATGGATGAACACAAAGGTCATGACACtgtttcagctgcagcagagaggaaagagaaacaA AAACAAtttggaaagaaaaaacaaagatacCAGCAGGGAATACAGGAGAAAGAGAAGCAGCTGCGACAGCTGAGACAGAACATGAAAGCACTGCAG TGTTCTGGAGATGCAGCGGTAGATCAAAATGAGAAAGCCTTCACTGAAATTGTCCAGATGGCGGAAAAAAGACGATGTGCCATGAAAGAGCTGATCGGAGTTCAGGTGAAGGCTGCAATGAGCCGAGCTGAAGCATTTGTGGACCGGCTGGAGAAGGACATCTCTGAACTGAGGAAGGGAGAAGATGAAGTGAAGCAGCTGTCACTCACTGAGGACCACATCCATTTCCTGCAG CGCTGCCAGTCCATCTTCGACGGTCCAGAACCTGACATGTCCTCTGATTTGAACATCCACCTACACACACCTTTTGACTTTGTGACAAAGGCTATTTCTAATGCGAGAGACGAAATGGAAAACATGTCCAAAGCGATTGCAGAGATATCTGAGACAA ttCAAGCTGATTCTGATCCTAAGACAAGACAGGAGTTCTCCCTTT ATTCCTGCCACCTCAGTTTGGATCCCAACACAGTATTTGAAAACCTTTTGCTCTCTGAGGGAAACAGCAAAGTAACCTGGATAAAGAAAGCCCAGAAGTATCCATACCACCCAGAGAGATTCACCAAATATGACCAAGTGTTGTGCTCCGAAGGTTTATCTGGAGTTTGCTACTGGGAGGTTGAGTGGCGGGGGTCCAGGGTTGAGGTCGCTGTGTGCTACAAAGGGGCAGAGCTGGATGAAAGTGGCTTTGGATACACAGTTCAGTCCTGGTGCATTTCCCTTTCAAATACTGGTTGCACCTTTTGGCACGGTGGAAGCCCAACCAAAATATCCAACCATTGCTCCTCTACCATAGGAGTGTATCTGAACCATAAG aTTACAAGGCTACTTTGA
- the tmem17 gene encoding transmembrane protein 17B: protein MDLPETIRRRLEDFSRTVLFDQSRTQPFTRENDTFLPHDKRVLSSLHLQMSLYFNMWFFPLWWISETVMLHLKYPALPDYYKFILVTILILMTLIEAIRLYLGYAGNLQEKVPELAGFWLLSILLQFPLILFQLFNEAILIQPLERGVHIVLALFILTQALSGFVALRDMVRHTQSQFHLRQFD, encoded by the exons ATGGACCTGCCGGAGACGATCAGAAGACGACTAGAAGACTTTTCTCGGACTGTTTTATTCGACCAGAGTCGGACTCAGCCTTTCACTAGGGAGAATGACACGTTTTTACCTCACG ACAAGCGGGTCCTGTCGAGTCTCCACCTCCAGATGTCTCTGTACTTTAACATGTGGTTCTTCCCCTTGTGGTGGATCAGTGAAACTGTAATGCTGCACCTCAAG TATCCTGCCTTGCCAGACTACTACAAGTTCATCCTCGTCACTATTCTCATCCTGATGACCCTGATCGAGGCAATAAGACTCTATCTGGGCTATGCTGGGAACCTGCAAGAAAAG GTCCCAGAGCTGGCTGGATTTTGGCTGCTGAGCATCCTGCTGCAATTTCCACTCATCCTGTTTCAGCTCTTCAATGAAGCCATTCTCATACAGCCGCTGGAGAGAGGCGTTCACATCGTTCTCGCCTTATTCATACTCACACAG GCCCTCTCTGGTTTTGTGGCACTGCGGGACatggtcagacacacacagagccagttTCATCTCCGGCAGTTTGACTGA